CTTCTCCTTCAGTTTCGTATCCCGGATCGAATTGGCCGCCTCCTGGATCTTGCGCGAGGCCTCTTTCTCGTCGCCGCGGGACTCGCGCGCCATTCGATCGAGTTGCGATTCCAGGCTCTCGACCTGGTCGGCGAGCTCGTCCTTTCTTTCGAAGATCCGCTGCAAGCGCTCGCCCCGGTCGGCCCCGTCGGCCGGAAGTTTCTCGACGTCGGAGCGGACGTGCTCCTGCTGGGTCCGGATCCTTTGAAGCTGGTCGGCGGCTTCCTGCATGTCGCGCTCGAGTCTCACCGATCGATTCTTGTCCAATAGCCGCCGCGCATCCTTGAGCTTGTCCAGGGCCGCAAGGCCCTCTGCGAGGGCGCCGTCGTCTCCCCGGGCTCCGGTACGGCGCATCGAATCGGCGGCCTGCTGAAGCCTGCGTGCCGTGTCCATGAGGTCGGGGAGAGAGTGCTCCCGGGCGAGCTTCTCGAGGCGCCTCGCCAGCTCCTCGGTCTCGTCGGCGAGCTCGCCCTGCGAGCCGCCACCTCCACCGCCCATTTGATTGCGAAGACGATTGGCTTGACGTCTCAGCCTCTCGTTCTCCTGCTGTTGGCGCCGGGCGAGCTCCTGCAGTCTCTGTAAGGCTTCGTCCACTTCATTGTCGACGGACTGCTGCTGACCCCGCTGGACGGTCTCGTACTGGTTTCGAAGCTTGTCGAGCTCGAGCTCGAAGAGATCGGCAAGATCTTCGGCGGAAGCCGCTTGGCCACCACCTCCGCCGCCACCGCCGTCGAAACTGACCTGGACGTCTCGGAAAACGGCATCGGCACGCTGCAGGTGCTGGAGCGCACGCTGCTCGGGAGGAAGAGCCGCATCGGGGTCCTTGGCCGTAAGCTTCTCCTCTGCAGGCCCCATCTCCTCGATGGCCTTTCGCAGCGACTCGCTGATCGTGGCAAAGTCGCCGTCCATCTGGGTTATGCCTCGATTGTTCATCCGCCTGAGGAGGTTCTCGACCTGCTCCCGGAGCCGCCCCTGCATCAGCGCCACGGTGGTAACGTTCTCCTCCCAGTCGCGCTTCTCGTACTCTTTCCGGTCGCGGATGAGCTTGAACGTGGCGGCAACGATCTGTCGCTGACGAATGGACAGCGTTCCCTCCATTCCCGCGCCGCCACCGCCACCCGGCATGCCACCCTGAGCCTGGCTGTAACGCCGGTCGAAAGGCCGAGCCTCGATGAAATAGATATCGGTCGTCGCCGTCTGCGGCCCGCCTACGTAGTCGCTGTCGGTCGCCCGAGCATAATAGGACACGAAATCACCCGGGGTGAGCCCGAACTCCTCCAAGAAGAACGTGTGCCCCGCGGAGAACTCCCTCTTTCCCGCCCCGTCGTGGAGGGTGACGATCCGTTCGTCGCCTCCGTTGACCGAATAGACGATTTCGAGCTTCGCCAGGCCGTAGTCGTCTTCGCCCTTCACCTCGGTGAAGACCTCTTCGATGGGGTTGACTTTCGTGTCTCGCCCCGGTCTGAGGATCGTCACCGATGGGGGTTGATCCTTGAGGACCTCGACGGCGTAGTCAGGTGATGCCGCCTGCAACGTCCCGTCGAACGCCTCGAGCTCGATGTGATAGAAGGTGTCGTTTCGAACTTCGAAGCTCGCCGTCAAGATTCCGTCGTCGCGGATCTCGAGGGGAACCGGCTCTTGTTCCTCGAGCTGGAGGATGCCTCCCGCGACCCTGACGGTGCTCTGGATCTCGAGTCGCACCTCGGTCCCTCGAAGCGCGGCGACGTCACCGCCGTCTTCCACCCGGTGGGGTGAAAGGCCGGTATAGTCGGGAAAGTGGTACTCGATGTCGATCTGCCGCACGTAAGGAAGGTCGGAAACCTCGATGCGGAACATGTCGGAGCGAACCCCGTTCGACTCGACGAAGTATTCGGTCGCGGAATCGAGGTCGAACAACATGAAGTGGTACAGTCCCGTTTCCTCGTCCCGGGTCATCGGCCAGCGCTTCCAGTCGTTCTCCCCATCCGACTTCAAGCCGATTTCCGTTTCGGCGGAATCGAATCCAGACAGCTCCGCGGTCACCAGCTGATCGGCGCCGCGAGCCAATCCGACGTCGCCGGGATCCACGAGGATCATGTAGGGGCTGGCCGCCTGCGCGCTCCGCATCGGGTTCAAAAGCAAGCCGGCACCGTACCTCATGAACGCGGGGCTGAGCAGAACGGCTATCATTCCCGCCACGGCGACGGCGGTCAGAACCGCGGAGCTCCTTCTCAACGCGTCCCGCTCGATGCTCTGCCCATCGTCGATCGCCTCGCATCGATCGACGGTTTGCTCGATTAGCTTCTTGATGAAGGCGGGCGACAACGATTGGCGGGCGCGACCCTCTTCGCTGCTCCCCATCTCGACGGCGCTCGAGACCGCCTCCTTGAGCGACGGATCGTGCTCCTCGATATAGAGGGCGACCTGATGGTTCGTGACTCGCTTGGCGAGGGGGCGCACGAGGAAGCGCAGGGCAAGCCCCAGCAACGCCATGTAGGTGAATATCCGAAACAACCGCACCGACCAGGCGCTGTAACGGAAATACTCCATTCCGTAAGCTGAGATCGCAAAGGCCGAAAGACCGAACACGATGAGAAAAGCGACTCCCTTGAGCGCATTCCTCAATCGCCATCGGTTGCGTACGCTCCGAATGACTCGGATGAGCTCGGTATACTCGTCGGCGAGGGTGCTGTTCATGGATTCTCCACCAGTTGGTGCCTCCCTGGGCGCGCGACGCCACGCCCAACTCTCTCTAGTATAACCAGTTTGGGTGTTGCCGCGCTCCGGTTCCGCTCCGCGACCGTGAAGCGATGGAAGCGGGCACGGCACCTCCTCACGAGCCCGGTACCGGCCTCAGGCCGAACGCGACAATCGGTTCGACAGGATCGTTTCGCAGGCCAGGATCGCGAAGGCAACGACGAGGAGATACCACCAGTTGGACTGGCGATTCTCTTGCTCCGCGGGTGTTTGACTCACCGAACCCTCGGCCGGTCCCGAGGTGTCGTGAAAGGTTATCGCGGCGACGAGCTCTTGAGGATCCAGGGTGGCGAGATCCGATTCGGTTAAATCGAGATTGGACGCCAAGCTCGTCGACGCGCTCGGTGACGTTCCCGCGAGACGTATCTCGTAGAAACCCTGCTCGTCGAGCGTCACCAGTGGACGGCCCTCGTCGGGGACGATGGCTCGTGTCACCGACGACGGAGTCGTGACGAGAAGCTCCCCTTCCCCCGGCTTTTCTGCCATCATCTTCCAGTACCGCGTGAGGTCAGTCACTTCGCCCACCGAATGCCACGGATTGGCCTCGGTGTATCCCGCTGCGTACTTCACGAGTTGAT
This window of the Vicinamibacteria bacterium genome carries:
- a CDS encoding DUF4175 family protein — its product is MNSTLADEYTELIRVIRSVRNRWRLRNALKGVAFLIVFGLSAFAISAYGMEYFRYSAWSVRLFRIFTYMALLGLALRFLVRPLAKRVTNHQVALYIEEHDPSLKEAVSSAVEMGSSEEGRARQSLSPAFIKKLIEQTVDRCEAIDDGQSIERDALRRSSAVLTAVAVAGMIAVLLSPAFMRYGAGLLLNPMRSAQAASPYMILVDPGDVGLARGADQLVTAELSGFDSAETEIGLKSDGENDWKRWPMTRDEETGLYHFMLFDLDSATEYFVESNGVRSDMFRIEVSDLPYVRQIDIEYHFPDYTGLSPHRVEDGGDVAALRGTEVRLEIQSTVRVAGGILQLEEQEPVPLEIRDDGILTASFEVRNDTFYHIELEAFDGTLQAASPDYAVEVLKDQPPSVTILRPGRDTKVNPIEEVFTEVKGEDDYGLAKLEIVYSVNGGDERIVTLHDGAGKREFSAGHTFFLEEFGLTPGDFVSYYARATDSDYVGGPQTATTDIYFIEARPFDRRYSQAQGGMPGGGGGAGMEGTLSIRQRQIVAATFKLIRDRKEYEKRDWEENVTTVALMQGRLREQVENLLRRMNNRGITQMDGDFATISESLRKAIEEMGPAEEKLTAKDPDAALPPEQRALQHLQRADAVFRDVQVSFDGGGGGGGGQAASAEDLADLFELELDKLRNQYETVQRGQQQSVDNEVDEALQRLQELARRQQQENERLRRQANRLRNQMGGGGGGSQGELADETEELARRLEKLAREHSLPDLMDTARRLQQAADSMRRTGARGDDGALAEGLAALDKLKDARRLLDKNRSVRLERDMQEAADQLQRIRTQQEHVRSDVEKLPADGADRGERLQRIFERKDELADQVESLESQLDRMARESRGDEKEASRKIQEAANSIRDTKLKEKIRYSKGVVQGRSPEYAQNFEQLIGEDIESLANELGEAASSIGKSDETKVTEAIDQTRDLVRNLESLSERIRDRTGDTGSAEDRPGERRLNEPGAEGETSRDANQGEPSGSPGDGQQTGQESDSPGQGAQSGEGASSPADGPNGPGMIGPGARGGPSYQPGTFSTEEIRQLRREFRERVTDAESLRRELARQNLEVPDLGEIIRRMEEFDRKQIYLNPLGLEQLEEEVLTELKQFEYWLRRELEGIGDEELFLAGSEQVPAEYKKLVEEYFRSLSRDRN